A genomic region of Azoarcus sp. KH32C contains the following coding sequences:
- a CDS encoding acyl-CoA dehydrogenase family protein produces the protein MLTLKDKLTLPTVGLTGFETPLSEIEVAVQDSVHRFAREVLRPIGQELDRMTAEEVIAPGSPYYSVFAEVAKLGLDTGAFGELDADVAVRLESLIGEELGWGDAGLGVSVAVAGFPIEMARAAGNQELVDLCTGRIGCWMITHPDKGSDVGAFDLQREWVPGAPGNKGNMFAKVGADEIVISGQCSAWVSNGAVAQVALGYLTADYGDGYFGADGRPNGVAAIIPLDLPGVSRGKPLEKIGQRSLPQGEIYFDNVRIPRRFAISLKDEYYGSVASAWSYAGTHMSQLFTGVARSAFEMALAYCHERKQGGQLLIDHQLTRYRLGDMMRRVELCRGVARRSLAYARLTPQGHPWATASAKVTVTEEAERVVLEAFRLFGGNGTTREYPIEKLVRDVRAALIEDGENTMLTTRLGYLVQQLYADGWAQN, from the coding sequence ATGCTGACACTGAAGGACAAACTGACGCTCCCCACGGTGGGTCTGACCGGTTTCGAGACGCCGCTTTCCGAAATCGAAGTCGCCGTCCAGGACAGCGTCCACCGCTTCGCACGCGAAGTGCTGCGGCCGATCGGACAGGAACTCGATCGCATGACGGCCGAGGAAGTGATCGCGCCCGGCTCGCCTTACTACTCGGTGTTTGCCGAAGTCGCGAAACTGGGGCTGGACACCGGCGCCTTCGGCGAGCTTGACGCGGACGTCGCGGTTCGCCTGGAGTCGCTCATCGGCGAGGAGCTGGGCTGGGGCGACGCGGGCCTCGGTGTTTCAGTCGCCGTGGCCGGTTTCCCGATCGAAATGGCCAGGGCCGCCGGCAATCAGGAATTGGTCGATTTGTGCACGGGCCGCATCGGGTGCTGGATGATCACCCATCCGGACAAAGGTTCCGATGTCGGCGCTTTCGACCTCCAGCGTGAATGGGTGCCGGGGGCTCCCGGCAACAAGGGCAACATGTTTGCCAAGGTGGGGGCGGACGAGATCGTCATCAGCGGACAATGTTCCGCCTGGGTGTCGAACGGTGCCGTCGCGCAGGTGGCCCTGGGCTACCTCACCGCCGATTATGGCGACGGGTACTTCGGCGCCGACGGACGACCCAACGGGGTGGCCGCCATTATTCCGCTGGATCTGCCCGGCGTCTCCCGCGGCAAACCACTCGAGAAGATCGGCCAGCGCTCGCTGCCGCAGGGCGAGATCTATTTCGACAACGTCAGGATCCCCCGCCGTTTCGCCATCTCGCTCAAGGACGAGTATTACGGCAGCGTCGCCTCGGCCTGGTCGTACGCCGGAACGCACATGTCGCAGCTGTTCACCGGCGTCGCGCGCAGCGCCTTCGAGATGGCGTTGGCGTACTGCCACGAACGCAAGCAGGGTGGGCAACTGCTCATCGACCACCAGCTGACGCGATATCGCCTCGGCGACATGATGCGCCGGGTCGAGTTGTGCCGCGGCGTCGCCCGCCGATCGCTCGCCTATGCCCGCCTGACGCCGCAGGGCCATCCCTGGGCCACGGCCTCGGCCAAGGTCACAGTGACCGAGGAAGCCGAACGAGTTGTCCTCGAAGCCTTCCGCCTGTTTGGTGGCAATGGCACGACCCGCGAATATCCGATCGAAAAGCTGGTGCGGGATGTTCGCGCCGCCCTGATCGAGGATGGCGAGAACACGATGCTCACCACCCGCCTGGGTTATCTGGTGCAGCAACTCTACGCCGACGGCTGGGCGCAGAACTGA
- a CDS encoding fatty acid--CoA ligase yields the protein MADNTIVATPSAYPYPLLIKQLLLNSVSIHGDQQITYRGELRYSFRDFRERIGKLASALSALGVRHGTTVAVMDWDSHRYLESYFGIPMMGATLFTVNVRLSPQQIAYTLNDAEAEVVLVHADFVPLLEQLRPELKSVRQIVVMADGQPLPTTTLRFAGEYEALVREGSPAFEFADFDENTKAATFYTTGTTGDPKGVYYSHRQIVLHALTTALSVCAQRDGQRLHREDVYMPITPMFHVLAWGFPFIAMLLGLKTVLPGRYVPELLLKLRNEEKVTFSHCVPTILQMLLQASAGRNEDLTGWRIIIGGSALSPALCKAATERGMDVFAGYGMSETGPIVALAQMTSAEAAADADEAVRLRCTTGRPVPLVDFRVVDAEMRDVPRDGRSQGEIVLRAPYLTQGYFKKPAASEELWAGGYLHTQDVAVVRPDGFVQIVDRIKDVIKTGGEWVSSIEVEGLIAEVPGVQESAVVGVHDEKWGERPMAYVVVKPDMTVEADTIRSHLLRYVESRRISKYAVPDAERIAFVAEIPKTSVGKINKKLLRERVA from the coding sequence ATGGCGGATAACACGATTGTCGCGACGCCCTCGGCGTACCCCTACCCGCTGTTGATCAAGCAGTTGCTGCTCAATTCGGTGAGCATTCATGGGGATCAACAGATCACTTACCGGGGGGAATTGCGCTATAGCTTCAGGGACTTCCGCGAAAGGATCGGCAAGCTCGCCTCTGCGCTCAGTGCGCTGGGCGTACGTCATGGCACCACGGTGGCGGTCATGGACTGGGACAGTCATCGCTACCTGGAGAGCTATTTCGGCATTCCGATGATGGGCGCGACGCTGTTCACGGTGAACGTCCGGCTGTCGCCGCAGCAGATCGCCTACACCCTGAACGATGCGGAGGCCGAGGTCGTTCTGGTGCATGCCGACTTCGTTCCCCTGCTCGAGCAGCTGAGACCCGAACTGAAATCGGTGCGCCAAATCGTGGTGATGGCCGACGGCCAGCCCTTGCCGACGACGACGCTTAGGTTTGCGGGCGAGTATGAAGCGCTCGTGCGAGAGGGGTCGCCGGCGTTCGAGTTTGCCGATTTCGACGAGAACACCAAGGCCGCGACCTTCTACACGACCGGCACGACGGGCGATCCGAAAGGGGTCTATTACAGCCATCGCCAGATCGTGCTGCACGCGCTCACGACCGCATTGAGCGTGTGCGCCCAGCGGGATGGGCAGCGTCTGCACCGCGAAGACGTGTACATGCCGATCACCCCGATGTTCCATGTGCTTGCCTGGGGCTTCCCGTTCATTGCGATGTTGCTCGGTCTGAAGACCGTTCTGCCGGGGCGCTACGTGCCTGAGCTGCTGTTGAAGCTCAGGAACGAGGAGAAGGTGACGTTCTCGCATTGCGTCCCGACGATCCTGCAGATGCTGCTGCAGGCGTCGGCTGGCAGGAACGAGGATCTGACCGGTTGGCGGATCATCATCGGCGGCTCCGCGCTTTCGCCCGCATTGTGCAAGGCGGCGACCGAGCGCGGCATGGATGTCTTTGCCGGCTACGGCATGTCCGAGACCGGGCCGATCGTTGCGCTGGCCCAGATGACTTCCGCCGAAGCGGCGGCCGATGCCGACGAGGCGGTGCGTTTGCGATGCACCACCGGCCGGCCGGTGCCCCTGGTCGATTTTCGCGTGGTGGATGCCGAAATGCGCGACGTTCCGCGTGATGGCAGAAGCCAGGGCGAAATTGTGCTGCGCGCGCCCTACCTCACGCAGGGCTACTTCAAGAAGCCTGCTGCCTCCGAGGAGCTGTGGGCCGGCGGCTATCTGCATACGCAGGACGTCGCGGTGGTGCGCCCCGATGGTTTCGTCCAGATCGTGGACCGCATCAAGGACGTGATCAAGACCGGCGGCGAGTGGGTGTCCTCGATCGAGGTCGAAGGTCTGATCGCCGAGGTCCCGGGTGTCCAGGAGTCCGCCGTGGTCGGCGTTCACGACGAGAAATGGGGCGAGCGCCCGATGGCGTACGTCGTGGTGAAACCCGACATGACCGTCGAGGCGGACACGATTCGCAGCCATCTGCTGCGCTATGTCGAGTCGCGGCGCATCAGCAAATACGCCGTGCCCGACGCGGAGCGGATTGCCTTCGTGGCCGAGATCCCCAAGACCAGCGTCGGAAAGATCAACAAGAAGCTGTTGCGCGAACGCGTCGCCTGA
- a CDS encoding 3-keto-5-aminohexanoate cleavage protein translates to MHFLDDSLLPENQQPLIIQVAPYGPEFLPSDSDDIPVSMDAQIQKAVDCYNAGATVLHVHVREEDGKGAKRLSKFNEMLARLREAVPEMVLQVGGSISFAPEGEGAAAKWLNDDTRHMLAELNPRPDQVTLAINTNQMNICELLSADDVAGTSLAEPAYQAAYSEMTIPSGPSFVEEHLRRLQANGIQPHFMLGDAGQLETVERLIRRGVYTGPLVLNWVAIGGGADGPNPYTMLEFARRVPDGAVLTIESLMRHVLPLNTMAIAMGLHVRVGIEDNLWGRKGERITSVQQVEQMVRIARELHRDVATGRDARRIYGIGTHYESADQTLAKLGYPPNRKAGQRGVPVRGAA, encoded by the coding sequence ATGCATTTCCTAGACGATTCGCTGCTGCCCGAGAATCAGCAACCGCTCATCATCCAGGTCGCCCCCTATGGGCCTGAGTTCCTGCCGAGCGACTCGGACGATATTCCGGTGTCGATGGATGCGCAGATCCAGAAGGCCGTGGATTGCTACAACGCCGGCGCCACCGTGCTGCACGTGCATGTGCGCGAGGAGGACGGCAAGGGGGCGAAGCGGCTGTCGAAGTTCAACGAGATGCTGGCGCGTCTGCGCGAAGCCGTGCCGGAAATGGTCCTGCAGGTCGGGGGCTCGATTTCGTTTGCGCCCGAAGGTGAGGGCGCCGCCGCGAAGTGGCTCAATGACGATACCCGTCACATGCTGGCCGAGTTGAATCCGCGCCCCGATCAGGTGACGCTCGCCATCAACACCAACCAGATGAACATCTGCGAGCTGTTGTCGGCGGATGACGTCGCAGGCACCTCGCTCGCGGAGCCGGCGTATCAGGCGGCGTACAGCGAAATGACAATCCCGTCGGGGCCCAGCTTCGTCGAGGAGCATCTGCGGCGCCTTCAGGCCAACGGCATCCAGCCGCATTTCATGCTGGGTGATGCCGGCCAGCTCGAAACGGTCGAACGCCTGATCCGACGCGGCGTCTATACCGGCCCGCTGGTGCTGAACTGGGTGGCGATCGGGGGCGGTGCGGACGGCCCGAATCCCTACACGATGCTCGAGTTTGCGCGTCGTGTTCCCGACGGCGCGGTGCTCACGATTGAAAGTCTGATGCGCCACGTTCTCCCGCTCAACACGATGGCGATCGCCATGGGGCTGCATGTGCGTGTCGGCATCGAGGACAATCTGTGGGGCCGTAAGGGTGAGCGCATCACGTCGGTGCAGCAGGTCGAGCAGATGGTGCGCATCGCCCGCGAACTTCACCGCGACGTGGCGACGGGCCGCGATGCCCGACGCATCTATGGCATCGGTACGCACTACGAGTCAGCCGATCAGACCCTTGCCAAGCTGGGTTACCCGCCGAACCGGAAAGCGGGGCAGCGCGGCGTTCCCGTGCGAGGTGCGGCGTGA
- a CDS encoding SDR family NAD(P)-dependent oxidoreductase, with product MSHYDGISPARSDAGSSDRGRGPLSGRVALVTGAGPGLGGAIAQALAQAGADIAICDIDEARMVTTRSAVEAAGARCWATRCDVADSAAVKRMFDEVAERFGSLHILVNNASLVPSRPQDAERRNRHYAYVSTPMPRQSLGFTSQISDEEWLRWWAVNVHGVFYCTREALRLMEPQRYGRIINIASIAGISASSVHSPHYSATKGAVISFTKAVAAEVAGANILVNALAPGGVHTPEFGAYLERIGEEERNRLWQLVPMGRLGTMEEYAATVVHLAGEHYMVGQVISPNGGMVI from the coding sequence GTGAGCCATTACGATGGAATCTCGCCGGCTCGGAGCGACGCCGGCAGTTCCGATCGCGGGAGAGGACCTCTGAGCGGGCGCGTCGCGCTGGTCACGGGCGCAGGCCCGGGCCTGGGGGGCGCGATTGCGCAGGCTTTGGCACAGGCCGGGGCAGACATCGCAATCTGCGACATCGACGAGGCCCGGATGGTGACGACCCGGTCGGCCGTCGAAGCGGCGGGGGCCCGTTGCTGGGCCACGCGGTGCGATGTCGCGGACAGTGCCGCGGTGAAGAGGATGTTCGACGAGGTGGCCGAGCGCTTCGGCAGCTTGCATATCCTGGTCAATAACGCCTCGCTGGTGCCGAGCCGGCCGCAGGATGCGGAGCGACGCAACCGCCACTACGCGTACGTGTCGACCCCCATGCCGCGCCAGTCGCTGGGCTTCACCAGCCAGATCAGCGACGAGGAGTGGCTCCGCTGGTGGGCGGTGAACGTGCACGGGGTGTTCTACTGCACCCGCGAGGCACTCAGACTGATGGAGCCGCAGCGCTACGGGCGGATCATCAACATCGCCTCCATCGCCGGCATCTCGGCATCGAGCGTGCACAGCCCGCACTACAGCGCAACCAAGGGGGCCGTCATCTCCTTCACGAAAGCGGTCGCTGCGGAAGTGGCGGGCGCAAACATCCTCGTGAATGCGCTCGCGCCCGGCGGCGTGCATACGCCCGAATTCGGAGCCTACCTCGAGCGGATCGGCGAAGAGGAGCGTAACCGCCTATGGCAGCTCGTCCCCATGGGGCGCCTGGGCACGATGGAGGAGTATGCCGCGACCGTCGTGCATCTGGCGGGCGAGCACTACATGGTCGGGCAGGTCATCTCCCCGAACGGGGGCATGGTCATCTGA
- a CDS encoding universal stress protein, whose protein sequence is MYRHILVPIDGTDLSTETVSNAVEFACTLGARITFFHAQPDHTAALSSDSEIIRLTSPDEFVYAYEGRARELLAKAESAARALGVPCDSVMAVSDTPYAAIISAARDAGCDLIYMASHGRRSTIGMMLGSQTLKVLVNAGMPVLVAATSNPPLTSQAIGIIRDEHRSLAAVLHAWLYLLGSDQESLDLPRDRLMRGMLHYLKTFPVAQHHPKEEEYLFRKLRERTSRCNAELDELERQHERDRQMVDELAVTVEQHLAGAVDVATVKDAVSRYALLIWEHMGREEGVILPAAQRYLTPADWAEINAAFAGNCDPRFGADSGTEFRKLFSRIVNLVPAGTPSLEQ, encoded by the coding sequence ATGTACCGCCATATTCTCGTACCGATCGATGGAACCGACCTCTCGACGGAGACGGTCAGCAACGCCGTCGAATTTGCCTGCACCCTTGGCGCCAGGATCACGTTCTTTCACGCCCAACCGGATCACACGGCAGCACTCAGCAGTGACTCCGAGATCATTCGTCTGACCTCGCCTGACGAGTTCGTCTATGCATACGAAGGCCGTGCACGCGAGTTGCTGGCGAAGGCCGAGTCCGCCGCGCGGGCGCTGGGAGTGCCCTGCGATTCGGTCATGGCGGTCAGCGATACACCGTACGCGGCGATCATCTCCGCCGCTCGTGACGCCGGCTGCGACCTGATCTACATGGCCTCGCACGGACGACGCAGCACGATCGGCATGATGCTCGGGTCGCAAACGCTGAAGGTGCTCGTGAATGCGGGCATGCCGGTCCTGGTCGCGGCCACGTCGAACCCTCCGCTCACGTCGCAGGCGATCGGCATCATCCGCGACGAGCATCGATCGCTTGCGGCCGTGCTGCACGCGTGGCTGTATCTGCTGGGTTCCGACCAGGAGTCGCTGGATCTGCCGCGTGACCGCCTGATGCGTGGGATGCTCCATTACCTGAAGACGTTTCCGGTTGCGCAGCATCACCCCAAGGAGGAGGAGTACCTGTTCCGCAAACTGCGCGAGCGCACCTCCCGCTGCAATGCCGAGTTGGATGAACTGGAGCGCCAGCATGAGCGCGACCGACAGATGGTGGACGAACTGGCGGTAACCGTAGAACAGCATCTCGCAGGCGCGGTCGACGTCGCCACCGTAAAGGATGCCGTAAGCCGCTACGCCTTGCTGATCTGGGAACACATGGGCCGCGAGGAAGGCGTCATCCTGCCGGCAGCGCAACGCTATCTGACCCCGGCGGACTGGGCGGAAATCAACGCAGCGTTCGCCGGCAACTGTGATCCGCGCTTCGGGGCCGACAGCGGCACGGAATTCCGCAAGTTGTTCTCGCGGATCGTGAATCTCGTGCCTGCCGGGACGCCGTCACTCGAACAGTAA
- a CDS encoding Rieske 2Fe-2S domain-containing protein: MPLVDVCAVESIAPGGSLAVRAGGHDIALFNVDGALHAIENSCIHAGAALAGGKLCGRIVACPAHGWKFDVTTGALAIAPSIAVRKFAVEIVDGRVLVATGDAV, translated from the coding sequence ATGCCGTTGGTCGACGTTTGTGCAGTCGAGAGTATCGCGCCGGGTGGCTCGCTCGCGGTCCGCGCCGGCGGACATGACATTGCGCTTTTCAATGTCGATGGCGCGCTGCATGCGATCGAAAACAGCTGCATCCACGCGGGGGCAGCCCTCGCGGGAGGCAAGCTGTGCGGCCGGATTGTCGCCTGCCCGGCGCACGGATGGAAATTCGACGTCACCACCGGCGCACTCGCCATCGCGCCCAGCATCGCTGTCCGCAAGTTTGCAGTTGAAATCGTCGACGGCCGGGTGCTTGTCGCCACCGGGGACGCCGTGTGA
- a CDS encoding LuxR C-terminal-related transcriptional regulator, with amino-acid sequence MTSAIGADTLPELVLKTTPPRSPRHLLVRRRLSLDDERFRDRQVIVVQAPPGFGKTSLLAQWRREMLAHGAAVAWISSDEHTDPSRFLQTLAYAVRVGCGKPAFGRTLFEGSAPSAGEFEGATAWLAEVAQTSLNLVLMIDEAERLPPGAFAILSYLLHNAPPNLRLVVAARSSVDRVVTDLCTYGQCVVVAAEQLRFRLDETLDVVRNRYGTRVDTDSCARIHEVVEGWPLGLQLALAALDAGEDPRTLVEAMSARVGSYPEKLLGAFLQKLGAEDAAFLTRISIADLLHPDLCSALTDLPDSGDRLARLSRDIPIFVSGDDSEWSRLHNLARDALRARFAELPPHEQAELHSRAMRWLESHGMLQEAARHALAAGNGDVAYGLAEQCLYDAAMQGHVGMVFEWVEFLSDTELDRRPKLRLAVAWVLSLSERYVEAERLVARILQDPRVDVGLQYECALIRSGAAFFADDPDRFIAFFEPWTEIWPQHEPRLQQLHANRRALIAILRGDPALARRELQQAPRLGEAYAYPALWAEFTGGLSYLWEGKMRLAEETLRGVSTKADDSLGRRHPMACMLAALLAVATYEGGRVDEAAGLLANRLDVLERTGTPETALLAYRTAARVAAAQGVEHRALELLESLFTIGVVRNMPRLCIVSLAEQVRMHAGRFRSETCRALTKRIDEIATREEGQHGPVWLRMVELLRVVAHANAAIAAQDWGTAADVLTRAVPLADGLRLGRSSIEIMALRAYALDRNSEHGGELLREALDLADSYGLVRVFVDAHPAIAAWASEFSAEGGPQQRLQRNVVVARAVRPRPVGTHADAGGPRVIPSMVLTPKEREVLELIARNLSNKEVAQAMAVGEETVKWHLKNLFGKLDASNRKHLVRRAQILGLLEDGD; translated from the coding sequence ATGACCTCTGCGATCGGCGCAGATACCCTGCCGGAACTTGTACTGAAAACCACGCCGCCACGTTCGCCGCGGCACCTCCTGGTGCGCCGCCGGCTGAGCCTGGACGACGAGCGGTTTCGGGACCGGCAGGTGATCGTCGTCCAGGCGCCCCCGGGTTTCGGCAAGACATCATTGCTCGCGCAGTGGCGCCGGGAGATGCTCGCGCATGGCGCCGCCGTCGCTTGGATTTCGTCGGACGAGCACACTGATCCCTCGCGCTTCCTGCAGACGCTTGCGTACGCAGTGCGCGTCGGCTGCGGCAAACCAGCCTTCGGTCGCACCCTCTTTGAAGGCAGCGCACCCTCGGCGGGCGAATTCGAAGGGGCCACCGCGTGGCTCGCCGAAGTCGCACAGACATCGCTGAACCTGGTGCTGATGATCGACGAGGCGGAGCGTCTTCCGCCGGGTGCGTTCGCCATCTTGTCCTACCTGCTGCACAACGCACCGCCGAATCTCAGGCTCGTGGTCGCTGCGCGCAGCAGTGTGGACAGGGTGGTGACCGATCTGTGCACCTATGGACAATGCGTCGTCGTGGCGGCCGAACAACTGCGCTTCCGCCTTGACGAGACTCTGGACGTCGTGCGGAACCGGTACGGCACTCGGGTCGATACCGACTCGTGTGCGCGTATCCATGAGGTCGTTGAAGGATGGCCGCTCGGGCTGCAACTCGCGCTTGCCGCCTTGGACGCCGGGGAAGATCCGCGCACCCTTGTGGAAGCGATGTCCGCCCGCGTCGGCAGCTATCCGGAAAAACTCCTTGGTGCGTTCCTGCAGAAACTCGGGGCCGAGGACGCGGCCTTTCTTACGCGCATCTCCATTGCGGATTTGCTGCACCCCGACTTGTGCAGCGCGCTTACCGACCTTCCGGACTCGGGAGATCGTCTGGCGCGGCTGTCGCGGGATATTCCGATATTCGTCTCCGGCGACGACAGCGAGTGGAGTCGTCTGCATAACCTCGCGCGCGATGCGTTGCGCGCCCGCTTTGCCGAACTCCCTCCCCACGAACAGGCGGAACTTCATTCGCGCGCGATGCGTTGGCTGGAATCGCACGGCATGCTCCAGGAGGCGGCGCGGCACGCGCTGGCGGCCGGGAATGGCGACGTCGCGTATGGTCTGGCCGAGCAATGCCTCTACGATGCGGCCATGCAGGGGCACGTCGGCATGGTATTCGAGTGGGTCGAGTTCCTCTCCGACACCGAACTCGACCGACGGCCCAAGCTGCGTCTCGCGGTTGCCTGGGTGTTGTCGCTGAGCGAAAGGTACGTCGAGGCTGAGCGTCTGGTGGCGCGGATTCTGCAGGATCCGCGAGTCGACGTCGGGCTGCAATACGAGTGCGCCCTGATTCGCAGCGGCGCCGCCTTTTTTGCCGACGATCCGGACCGATTCATCGCCTTTTTCGAACCCTGGACTGAGATCTGGCCACAACACGAGCCACGGCTGCAGCAGCTGCATGCCAATCGCCGTGCTCTTATCGCCATCCTTCGGGGGGACCCCGCACTGGCGCGGCGCGAACTCCAGCAGGCACCTCGCCTCGGCGAGGCGTACGCCTACCCCGCGCTTTGGGCAGAGTTCACCGGCGGACTCAGCTATCTCTGGGAAGGAAAGATGCGGCTCGCCGAGGAGACTTTGCGGGGGGTGTCGACCAAGGCCGATGACTCTCTGGGACGGCGCCACCCGATGGCCTGCATGCTGGCTGCGCTGTTGGCCGTGGCTACTTACGAGGGTGGTCGTGTCGATGAGGCGGCCGGCCTGCTGGCCAACCGGCTCGATGTTCTCGAGCGCACCGGGACCCCGGAAACGGCGCTCCTCGCCTATCGGACCGCCGCCCGCGTGGCGGCGGCGCAAGGGGTCGAACACCGCGCGCTGGAACTGCTGGAATCGCTCTTTACGATCGGCGTGGTGCGCAACATGCCGCGCTTGTGCATCGTCAGCCTGGCCGAGCAGGTGCGCATGCATGCGGGACGTTTCCGCTCGGAAACCTGCCGCGCTCTGACGAAGCGGATTGACGAAATTGCCACCCGCGAGGAGGGCCAGCACGGGCCGGTGTGGTTGCGCATGGTGGAACTGCTTCGGGTGGTCGCCCACGCCAATGCCGCGATAGCGGCACAGGACTGGGGCACGGCGGCCGATGTGCTCACACGGGCCGTGCCCTTGGCCGACGGATTGAGGCTGGGCCGGTCATCCATCGAAATCATGGCGCTGCGCGCCTATGCGCTTGACCGCAACAGCGAACATGGCGGCGAACTGCTGCGTGAGGCACTGGATCTCGCCGATAGCTACGGTCTCGTCCGTGTTTTTGTCGACGCCCATCCTGCAATTGCGGCCTGGGCAAGCGAATTCTCTGCCGAAGGTGGCCCGCAGCAAAGGCTGCAGCGCAACGTCGTGGTTGCTCGTGCCGTGCGCCCCCGGCCGGTTGGCACCCATGCCGACGCGGGCGGTCCGCGGGTGATTCCCAGCATGGTCCTGACGCCCAAGGAACGGGAGGTGCTGGAACTCATCGCTCGCAATCTCTCGAACAAGGAGGTCGCTCAAGCGATGGCCGTGGGCGAGGAGACGGTCAAGTGGCACCTCAAGAACCTGTTCGGCAAACTTGATGCGTCGAACCGCAAGCATCTGGTGCGGCGCGCCCAAATCCTCGGATTGCTGGAAGACGGGGATTAG
- a CDS encoding helix-turn-helix domain-containing protein: MPPGGEGVNGEGAPLARQCSQLLAETLSKLNLGEIADMLGFAHLSGFSRWFHGEFGMSPRQWRLNQTKTPPSPSDQYAP; this comes from the coding sequence ATGCCCCCCGGAGGCGAGGGGGTGAATGGAGAGGGGGCACCACTCGCCCGCCAATGCTCTCAACTCTTGGCCGAAACGCTTAGCAAACTGAACTTGGGAGAAATCGCCGACATGCTGGGCTTCGCCCACCTCAGCGGATTCTCGCGATGGTTCCACGGCGAATTCGGCATGAGCCCGCGACAATGGCGCCTGAATCAAACGAAAACGCCGCCCTCGCCTTCCGACCAGTACGCTCCCTAA